The Bacteroidota bacterium genomic sequence GAGGGGGAAGCCATTTCCTGGCATCTTGTAAAGGCATTAAACCTTAAGGAAGAGAACATTCGCAGGATAGTATTTCACGAAATTACTAAGAACGCCATTGAAGTTGCCATACAGAATCCGCGTGGCATTGATCACAACCTGGTAAACGCTCAGACAGCAAGGAGGGTTCTCGACAGGCTGGTAGGGTTTGAACTGAGTCCTTTGCTATGGAAGAAAGTCAAGCCGGCCCTTTCGGCAGGTAGGGTACAATCGGTTGCCGTAAGGCTTATCGTCGAACGCGAGGAAGAGATCAATGAGTTTAAGATCAGCTCGGCTTATAAAGTGACGGCACAATTCCTGATTAAAAACGGGAAGAAAGAAAACATCCTGGAAGCCGAACTCCCAAAGAAGTTTTCAAAGAAAAAGGATGCCATAGAATTTTTGAAACTTTGTGTTGGAGCCACGTTTAAGGTGGCAGATATAGAAACCAAACCGGCAAAACGTTCGCCCGCACCTCCTTTCACAACATCAACACTGCAACAGGAGGCAAGCCGCAAACTTGGATTTTCAGTGGCCAACACCATGCGTATAGCGCAGCAGTTATACGAAGCCGGGTTTATTACTTACATGAGGACTGACTCACTGAACCTCAGCGACATGGCTCTTGCCATGGCTCGAGACGAGATCACCAAATTATATGGCAAAGATTACGTCAAAATCCGAAAATATAAGACAAAGACAAAGGGAGCACAGGAAGCCCACGAAGCCATTCGGCCGACCTATCTTACCAACCAGGTGATTGACGGCGACAAACAGCAGCAACGTTTGTATGAGCTGATCTGGAAACGTACCATAGCCTCACAGATGGCCGATGCGGAACTGGAAAAAACCACCGCAGAAATATCCATCCTGGAAGGTGAAAATGCAGCAAAACCTAAAACCGCTGACCGTTTCGTTGCCCGTGGCGAAGTAATCAAATTTGACGGGTTTTTAAAGGTTTACATCGAATCGACCGACGAAGAAGATGAAGAAAACGGCAAGGTTTTACCACCTCTCACAGTAGGGGATGTTTTGCCTGTAAAAGAAATCATGGCAACGGAAAAGTATTCGCAGGCGCCTTACCGGTATACCGAGGCCAGCCTTGTGAAGAAGATGGAAGAACTGGGTATTGGGCGTCCTTCGACCTATGCGCCCACGATTTCCACCATCCAGAACAGGGAGTACGTAATAAAAGAAACCCGGGAAGGATTTACCCGTGAGTACAACCAGATCACACT encodes the following:
- the topA gene encoding type I DNA topoisomerase: MAKNLVIVESPAKAKTIERFLGKDYQVKSSFGHVMDLAKKGLGVDIQKKYLPEYEISEDKKKVVTELKKLAKASEMVWLATDEDREGEAISWHLVKALNLKEENIRRIVFHEITKNAIEVAIQNPRGIDHNLVNAQTARRVLDRLVGFELSPLLWKKVKPALSAGRVQSVAVRLIVEREEEINEFKISSAYKVTAQFLIKNGKKENILEAELPKKFSKKKDAIEFLKLCVGATFKVADIETKPAKRSPAPPFTTSTLQQEASRKLGFSVANTMRIAQQLYEAGFITYMRTDSLNLSDMALAMARDEITKLYGKDYVKIRKYKTKTKGAQEAHEAIRPTYLTNQVIDGDKQQQRLYELIWKRTIASQMADAELEKTTAEISILEGENAAKPKTADRFVARGEVIKFDGFLKVYIESTDEEDEENGKVLPPLTVGDVLPVKEIMATEKYSQAPYRYTEASLVKKMEELGIGRPSTYAPTISTIQNREYVIKETREGFTREYNQITLLKDKITESIQKEKAGFEKNKLFPTDLGIIVNKFLIQYFQDILDYNFTAEVEKEFDEIAQGKRIWNDVIDEFYHPFHKKIEDTTEKSKKFTGEKYLGLDPESGKKVFVKLGRFGPMVQIGETTDEEKPKFAGLKKDQSIETITLEEALELFNFPRNAGTYEGSEMIVAIGRFGPFIKHNNAYYSIPKTDDPSVVDQQRAIEIIEDKRLKDKQKIIREFPENKEVKVLRGRFGPYIVVEKQNFKIPKGTDPETLSLEDCIKISQDPKNAPKKKPAGRGKKS